ACACCGTCGACCGCGCGCACCGTCCCGAAGGTCCGGGTCGCGCCGTCAATGACGATATCGGTCACGCTCAGCGGGACTCCTGCAGCATGTCCTTGATCTTCTCGAGCGTCTCCTTGCGCTTCTCCGTCCAGGCGTCCTCGTTGTAGGTCAGCATCTTGAGGCTGCCGATCGGCGGCAGGCCGCCCGGCAGGGTCGCGAGGTCGAGGTCGGTGCGCGTCGGCCGGCGATACGTGGCCTTGAGGATCATCTCGCGCACGTCCTTGCGGTTCACGAAATCGACGAAGGCCCTGGCCTCCTGCGGATCGGGGCCGTTCTTGATGATGGCGACGCCTTCCATGGTGGCGAGCGTGCCGTCGGCCGGATAGATCGTCTTCACCGGCGCGCCGCCCGCGGCCCACATCGGGCCGGCATATTCCAGCGAGATGCCCAGCGGGTACTCGCCGTTGCCGACGCCCTGGAAGACCAGCGAGGAGCGGTTCAGTACCTTCAGGTTCCTGAACAGCTGACCGACCTTCTTCCAGCCCGCCTCGCCGCCGCCCCACAGGTCGACCAGCATGGTGACCGTGGTGTAGGCCGAACCCGAGTTGGCGGGATCGGTGAAGGCGATCTTGCCCTTCCACTTCGGGTCGAGCAGGTCGTTCCAGCCCTTCGGCCCCTGGTCGGCCGGCAGGATCTTGGTGTTCTGCAGGATCACCAGCAGGTGGAGGTTGTTGCCGACCCAGAGATCGGTTGGATCGCGATACTCGACCGGGATCGCATCCTTGTTCTTCGAGGCGTAGGGCGCGAACAGCGCCTTGTTGGTCTGCAGCAGCGAGCGGCTGATGCCCCAGACGATGTCGCCGAGCGGACGTTCCTTCTCGGCCTGCAGGCGGCGGATCACCACGCCGGAGCCTGCGACCACCGGCTCGACGGCGATGCCGGTTTCCTTGGTGAAGGCCGCGAACACGAGATCGTTCAGTGTGCTTTCGTTGGACGTATAGATTACGACCTTCTTCTGCTGCGCCTGCGCGGCCATCGGCAGCAGCGCCGCCGCCGCGAAAGCCAATCCCAATGCTGCAACGCAGCGTCTCGTCGGTGCCATCCAGCCCTCCCCAATAACGTCCGGGCTTTATATAGTCAGGGACAGGAAGAGGGAACGAAGACGATGGCTGATATTGCGTTCGGGTTTCAGGCCGCGCCGGCCAGCGACGTCCACAAGTCGGACCAGACGCTCTATCGCGAGGTGATGGACGACTGCGCACTCGGCCAGAAGCTCGGCTTCGACGCAGCCTGGCTGCTTGAACATCATTTCAGCGACTACTATCCGACGCCGAGCCCGCTCCTGTTCATGGCGCACATCGCCGCCGCCTTCCCCGACCTGTCGCTGGGCACCTCGGTTCTGGTGCTGCCCTGGTATCATCCGCTGCGGCTGGCGGAAGAGATTGCCATGCTGAACAGCATGACCAACGGCACGCTCCATCTCGGCATCGGCCGCGGCACGGCGAAGATGGAGTACGACGCCTACAACATCGACATGAACGAAGCGCGTGCCCGTTTCACCGAATGCTACCGCATCGTCGAGAAAGGCCTTACGGGCGAGCCTTTCACGCATGACGGTCCGTTCTGGAAGATCGAGAAGCCGATCAGGCTGCGGCCCGATCCCACCACCAAGAAGGTCCGCTTCTACGGCGCCATCGGCAGCCCGGCGAGCGCCGAGGTGATGGGTGACCTCGGCGTCGCGCCGATCTGCCTGTCGACCTTTCCCGACAAACTGCTGGTGAAGATCCTCGAACGCTGGCGCGCGCGGGCGGGCGCCGCATCGAAGGATGCGATCCTGCCGATCTCGGTCAAGATGTTCATCGCCGACACCGACGAGGAGGCGCGCGATCTCGGCCGCCGGTTCTATCCGCCCTACTTCGACCTGCAGTGCACCCACTACGAGTCCGACGCCAACCCGTGGGCTGACATTCCCGAGTACCAGGACTTCAGCCGCATGTTCGCCAACCTGCGCAAGCTCACCGACCCGGCGGAGCTCGGGCCGTTCATGGACTCCAACCTGGTGGGCAGTCCCGAGACGATCTGCCGGCGCATCGACCAGCTTGCCGCACTCGGCTTCAACTACTTCATGGTGTCCTCGGCGACTCCCGGAACCCCGCTGGAGCTGCGCCAGCGCATGATGACCCGGTTCGCCCGGGAGGTCTGCCCCCGCTACTCGAGCGCCATGCGTTCCGCGCACGCCGCGTGAGCCGACGGGCATTTGTATTGCTTGTATCCTGAGAGGCGCTCTCGCCTTCCCGAGCCACCTGCGCCAGTCCTACTGTGCAGGAATGAATATTTCGCCCGGGCCGCCAGCCTGTCAGCCTAGTGACAATGCTGTGGCCGGCGAGTCCGGCGTCGCGTGAAGGCTTTTGAAGATGCGTACGAGGCTGCTCATCGGGTCCCTGGCCCTGCTGCTGGGTTGGTGCGATGTCGCGCTCGCCCAGCGTACTGGCGGCGTGCTGCGCATCTTCCATCGCGACAATCCCGCGAGCGCATCGATCCTCGAGGAGACCAACGCCTCGACCGTCGTGGCCTTCATGCCGCTCTTCAACAACCTCGTGATGTTCGATCCGGCCGTCGCACAGAACAGCGAAGAGGCAGTCGTTCCCGACCTCGCCGAATCCTGGGCCTGGAACGACGACAGGACTGAGCTGTCGTTCAAGCTGCGGCGTGGCGTGAAGTGGCACGACGGCATGCCGTTCACGTCGAGCGACGTGGAATGCACCTTCAATCTCCTGACCAACAGGGCACGCAACCGGCTGCGCACCAATCCGCGCGGCTCATGGTTCGGCAACGTCAACTTCGTGCGCGCACCGACCGACTTCGACGTCACGATCCATCTCAACCGGCCGCAGCCCTCCCTTCTGGCCATGCTGGCCTCGGGCTTCATCCCTATCTATCCCTGCCACGTGCCTCTGGCGCAGATGCGGGTGAAACCGGTCGGCACCGGCCCCTTCAAGCTGGACTCGTTCAACCAGTTCGACCGTATCCGCCTCACGCGAAATCCGGACTACTGGAAGACCGGCCGTCCCTATCTCGACGGCATCGAATTCTCGGTCGTCGCCAGTCGTTCGACGGCGTTGCTGAGTTTCGTCGCCGGACGGTACGACATGACCTTCCCCAGCGACGTGTCGATGTCGCAGCTGCGCGACGTCCGGCGCCAGTCTCCGCGCGTGATGTGCGAGGCGACGGCGATGAACAACAACACGAATCTGATGCTCAATCGCGAAGTGCCGCCGTTCGACAACCCCGACATCCGCCGGGCGCTGTTGCTTACGCTCGACCGGAAGACCTTCATGGATTCCCTCGCAGACGGCAGCGGCGCCATCGGCGGCCATCTGCAGCCGGCCCCCGAAGGCCGCTGGGGCCTGCCGGCGGAGATGCTGGCAAAATTGCCCGGCTACGGCGCCGATCTCGAGAAAAACCGCGCCGAGGCCCGCGAGTTGATGCGCAAGGCGGGCTACGGGCCGGAAAAGCCGCTGCCGCTCAAGATCTTCACCCGTGCCGTCTCGCTCTATCGCAGCCCGGCGGCAGTACTGGCCACGCAACTGCAGGAAATTTACTTCGATCCCACGCTCGACGTCGTCGAGACCGTGCACTGGTTCACCCGCCTGCAGCGCCGCGACTATGCGCTGGCGATCGAGACGACGGGCAATGCCCTCGACGACCCCGACCAGGTCTTCTACGAGACCTTCGCCTGCCGCTCGGAGCGCAACTACAATCGCTACTGCAATCCCGAGATCGAACGGCTGTTCGAGGCCCAGTCCTCGGAGCTCGATGTCGAGAAGCGCCGCCAGCTCGTCTGGGATCTCGAAGCCAGGCTGCTGGCCGACAGCGCCCGCCCGCCGCTGATGTGGAACCGCGCCGCGACCTGCTGGCAGCCCTACGTCCAGGGCTTCGTGCCGCAGACCAACAGCTCCTATAACGGTTTCCGCTTCGAGGAAGTCTGGATCGACCGGCGCTAGGGCTGGCGGCGCCGGATCTTCTGCACCGCTTCGTCGAGCGCCGAGAGGAAGCGCGAGCGGTCCCGCGCCGCCATCGGCTTCGGCCCACCCGTCACTTCTCCCATCGCCCGCAAGTTCGACATCAGGTCGCGACTCGCCATCGCCATGCCGATCGACGAGGCGGTGAACGGCACGCCGGTCGAGCCGATCACCGAAGCGCCCTTCTTGAGGCTGCGGTCGGCCAACGGAATGTCCGACGTGATGACGATGTCGTCGGGGCCGGCACGCTCGGCGATCCAGTCGTCCGCGGCATCGAAGCCATCACTCACGACAACCCGTTCGATCCGCGGATCGCGCGGCACGCCGATATAGGAATTGGCCACGACGAAGACCTTGAGGCCGTACCGCTCGGCGACGCGGTACACTTCCGCCTTCACCGGACAGGCATCGGCATCGATGTAGATCTGGATCGGCCTCACGTCAGGACGGCTACTTTCTTGCGCTCGATCAGGGCAAAGTCGATGGCGGCCCCGAGACCCGGTTCATTCGGCACGTGCACCATGCCGTCGCGCCCGACGACGATGTCGCGCTCCAACCCGTATTTCTGCGCGCCGTCGGGCAGCAGCACCTCGAAGAACTCGGTGTTGCGGATCGAGGCGATGACATGGAGGTTCGCCATGTTGTTCAGCGAGTTGCCGCCATGGTGGACCTCGTAGTTCATGCGGAAGGCCTCGGCGAGATGCGCGGTCTTCACCAGGGTGGTGATGCCGCCCTTCACCGCCACGTCGCCGCGCAGATAGTCGGTCGCCTTGGCCATGATCCATTGCTGATAGGAATCGAGACCGGTGACCGGATACTCCGTCGCCATGATCGGGATTGAGAGCTGCTGCTTCAGCTTGGTGTAATTGTAGATGTCCTGGTCGGCGAGCGGGTCCTCGTACCAGTAGAAGCCCATCTCCTGCACGGCGCGGCCGACCCGGATGGCGGCCGGATAATCGTAGCTCCAGGTCGAGTCGAGCATGATCGTGTAGTCGCCGACGGCGCGACGCACGGCCTCGCAGACCTTGATATCCTCTTTCCAGCGCGTCGGCGGATGGATCTTGTAGGCGGCCCAGCCGTATTCCTTGAAGCGCATCGCCTCTTCGGCGTACTCGGCCGGCGAGGCCAGCACGGCGGAACTCGCATAGGCTGGCACGGTCTCGCGATAGGTGCCGAGCAGGCGATGGATGGGCTGGCCCATCGCCTTGCCGATCAGGTCCCATAGCGCTACGTCGACGGCACCGATGGCCCGGACGCCCGCCGAGCGCTGGCGCTTCCAGATTTCCTGGTTGATGTGCTCGCGCTGGAACGGGTCCTTGCCGATCAGGACCGGCTTGAGGTGGGTGATCAGCCCCTGCCCGTCGGTCGTCGCAGGGTTCATCGCCGAGCCGAGGAAGGCATGTCCTTCGAGGCCCTCGTCGGTGACGAGCCGCAGCAGGCCAAGCGCGCTCTTGCCCGAGAACCGGCCCGTGTGCGCGCCGTAGGTGGTCGCCGGGATATCGTCCCAGGCGAACAGCGTCAGCGTGACGTCGGTGATCTTCATTCCTTAATCTCCCAGACCCGCCGCTCCGTGCCATACGGGTCGATGTCGAGGTGGCAAACCGTGTCGAAAATCATCGTGGCCCGCATGCCGCCCGAATAGGCGGGCCAGACCGGCAGCCCGGCATGGTTGGGATTGCCGCGCTTCGCAAAGGCAATCCAGGCCCGGCTCATTGCCTCGCCGAGCGGCAGTCGCGCGGGATCGTCGCCGGTCAGTTCCGCCGATTCGAGATTGGAGAAGACGAAGGGGATCTCAAGCGTATGGCAGGATCGCAGCCTGCCGCCCAGCACCGGAGTCTCCCAGGCGAAGAGATAGACGAACACCGGCGCGGTCTCCTGCACCAGTTTGCGCTCCGCGATCAGGAGCGACGGCGCGCGGACGCCCAGGTCCGAAACGATGGCGATGGCGATCTCATCCGGCCGCAGCCGCGGCTGCGCCTTGCGATAGGTGGCGATGACCTCGGCCGCCTTCACGCCGAGATAGGGCGTGAGCGATTCGGGCAGGCTCTCGAACGTGGCATCCGCGACCCAGGGCATGTGACCCAGGAACAGCGTCATCTCGTCCTTGTTGCTGCCGATCATCAACGGCACGTCGAGCGACGTCAGAGGCGCCTTCGGCGCAAACGGACCGCCGGGGAAAAGCGTGCCGTCGATGACCGGGTTGAAGCCCAGCCGTCGCCGGTCGGCGAAGGCGGCGCGGCTGACGCCCGCCAGCACCTTGACCTGCGCCTCGAGGATCTTCGCCGGCGGCATCTCGCGCAGTTTGCCGGCATCGGCGGGATCGAGGCCCAGATGCTCCAGCATCTGCCGCGCCGTCTTCGTGCCGTCCTCCCGGTTGGCCATTTGCACGGCAGGACCACTCTGGATGATGGCCTTGTGGAACAGGCCCCTGGCCGGCGGCATCGCCATCAGCACGCTCACCTTCGCGCCCCCGCCCGATTCGCCGAAGATGGTGACGTTCTGCGGATCGCCACCGAAGCGGGCGATGTTGTCGCGCACCCATTCGAGCGCCGCGATGATGTCCAGCACGCCCGCCAGGCCCGCCTGCTCGAAGCCGTCGGCGATATCCTCGAGGTGCAGGTAGCCCAGCGCACCGAGGCGATGATTGAACGAGACGACCACGACATCGTCGAGCCGGCAGAGATTGGCGCCGTCGGACCAGGGCGAGGAGCCCGAGCCGGTGATGAAGGCGCCGCCATGACACCAGAACAGGACGGGCCTGTCCGCGCCTTCGCGACCCGAGGTCCAGACGTTGAGATAGAGACAGTCCTCGTCGAGCTTCTGTTTGCCCGCAAGCGTGAAGAGGCGCAGCAGGTCGTCGGGCAGAGCAAAGACGTTCTGGCTCTGTACGGCCATGTTGCCGTAGGCCGTCGCATCGCGAACGCCGCTCCAGGGCTTCGGCTTGTCCGGCGGCCGGAACCGCAGGTCACCCAGCGGCGGCTCGGCATACGGAATTCCCTTGAAGATCTCGACGCCGCGGTCGCTCGTGCCGCGAACCTTGCCGGCGGTGGTCTCGACGACGACTTCTGTGCTCATGGCCGCAGTCTAGCGCGAACCGGAAGCTCGGCGCTGCTGCGGGATCGCATCAATTTCGCCAGGCTGCAGAGCGGGATGGCGCTCATCTGCCTACCATCCGGTCACGGTTGCCCATAGACTGGCGGCATGATCGACAAAGCCCGAGCCCAACTTGCCCCCACCGGCGTCCTGCGCGCCGGCATCAACCTGTCCAACTTCCTGCTGGTCACCGGCCGCAGCGAAAAGAACGATCCGGTCGGCGTCGCGCCGGACATGGCGGGCGCGATCGCCGAAGCGCTGGGCGTGCCGGTGAAGTACGTCCCCTTCAAGACGCCAGGAGAACTCGGCGACCAGGTCGGCAAGGACGTGTGGGACATCGGCCTGATCGGCGCCGAGCCGCAGCGCGCCGAGAAGATCCAGTTCACCGCCGCCTATGTCGAGATCGAGGCGACCTACATGGTGCCCGAGGGCTCGTCGATCAAATCGATCGCCGACGTGGACAGAAAAGGCGTGCGCATCGCCGTGTCCGCGCGCTCGGCCTACGATCTGTGGCTGGTCAACAACATCAAGAACGCCACGCTGGTGCAGGTGAGCGGCCTCGACGCGGCCTACGAGAAATTCATGTCGGACAAGCTCGAGGTTCTGGCGGGCCTGCGTCCGGGCCTTCTCAAGGATGTCGAGAAGGCACCCGGCCTCAAGATCCTCGACGGCAAGTTCACCGCGGTCCAGCAGGCCGTCGGCACCGCCAAGGCCAACACCGACGGCGCGGCCTTCCTCGCCGACTTCGTGGAGAAGGCCAAGAAATCCGGCCTCGTCCAAAGCTTCATCGACCGCCACAAGGTCAAGGGCCTGACTGTCGCGCCGCCGGCCTGACGTTCCCGGACCGGCCGAGCCCTTCATGGAACTCAACATCAAGACGCTCTACCTGGTCGGCGCCATCGTCACGGTGTGCGGCGCGGGCGCTGCGCTGCTGACCTGGTACCATCATCGCGACGCGCCGGGCCTGCGTGCCTGGACCGCGGCTTTGCTGCTCACCAGCCTGGGCGCGTTGATCCTGCGCTTTCAGACCTCGCAGGCCGACCTCACTCTGGCGCTCGCCGCCGACATGCTGATCGTCGCGGGTTTCGCCTGCATGTGGCTCAGCCTCAGGTTCGCCAATCACGGGCGCTCCGGCCTGCCGCGGCTGATCCTGCTCTCGATCACCGTCAGCCTGGCGTTTCTCGTCCTGTTCGTCGTGCTGCGCGCGATGGGCGCGGGCCGGCAGGCAGCCGCCATCCCCTTCTCGCTGTTCCTCGGATTGCTGGGCCTCGCCTCCGCCTGGGAAATCTGGCAGGGCCGCCACAAGGACCGGCTGAGCAGCCGCCTGCCGGCCGCTCTGGCGTTCGTGGGCCTCGGCATTGCGCGCGTGATCCGCGCGGGCGTGCTGGGCTTCGAGGTCCTGCATGTGCTGCCGGCCGGCTCCGCAGCGGCGACACACCCCTACACGCTCTACGCCACGATCGTCTTCACGCTGGTGGTCACTTACGGTCTGGTGATGATGGCCAGCGAACAGGCCGGCCGCCAGGAAGCGGCCCAGTTCGCCGAGTCCTGAGGCAGACCGGCTAAAGCTCGCTGCCGACGAACTGCCTGAACTCGGCCGTCTTCGGATCGGCGAACAGTTCGGCCGTCGGGCCGATCTCCCAGACCTTGCCGCGATGCATGAACACGACGAGGTCGGCGACCCTGCGGGCGCGCCGCCCACGAAGGCGATCAGCGACAGCAGGATCGTCCAGCGTGCGCGAAACCGGGCAAAGTCGGGGCGGTTCCCGGCTTTATCCAGCTCTGCGCTTTCAACTTTCATGCGGCCATCACGTTATCAGCTCCAGAACCGGAGGTTGATTCACGTATGCCAAGAGACATTCGAACGATGCCCAAGGGCCTGATCGCCCCGCTGACGCAGGCGACCCTCACGTCGTTACGCGGGCTTGCCGACGGGACCGCGTCGTCGATGGCCGAGGATCATCGCGCGCGTCTGCTTTACCTGGCGCTAATCGAGTCCGGCCCCGAAGGCGATGCCATCACGGCACTGGGCCGCGAGCGGCTGGTGTCGGATCGTTAGTAGTTGCCGGCGCTGGAGGTCACGCAGCCCGGCTCGACAGCCGCTTTCACGATCTTGAGGAAGCTCTCCAGCGGACAGGCATCGTTCACCAGGTCGGCCGCGCAGGCCGGCAGGGCGACCTGTTTCATGCCGGGCGGATCGCGGTAGCTGAGTGGCGCACGACGGCGCATCTCGTCCAGCGTCTGCGCATAATAGGCGAGACGCACATAACGTCTCCCTGTGCTGACATCGAGAAACTGTTCGAAGGCCAGCGCACCGCCGGGCGAGGCTTCCGCCGGCAGATAGCCGGGGATCTGCCAGGTGAGGTCAAGCAGGGCGGCAATGTTGTGGATGTTGCTCTGGTGCCCAACCAATAGGCCCAAGCGGACCGGCTGGCCCGTCGCGGCGTGTCCCGGGAAACTGTGCCCGTTCACGAGGATGGCGCCGACCAGCGACAGCAGGTTCGAGCCGCGCTGCTGGGCGATCGGCTTCGTCTTCTGCGTGAGATCCTGGACGAACTGATGGATGGACAGCAGCTCGTTCAGCGTCGCGTCGTGTGCGATTCGGCCCCAGGCGACCTGATCCTTCGGCATTCCCTCGGCCGACTGCATCAGGAAATTCTCGGCGGCCGTCGATGCATAACCCAGCGGGCCGCGCAGCCTAACCCAGCCGTCGGCATCGGCGACCACGCTCGACGCGACGCCCGCCTCCCCACAACTGCCGCCGCCCACTCCTTTGGTCGCGCCGGCCGGGCAGAGAACCGATTGCATCATCGTGAGCTGCGAGGCGTAGTTCCGCAGCGCCGAGGCGAAGCTGCCGCCCAGCCGCGCCATGACGGCGGCCTGGTTGGCCGCGCCGTTCATCGGACAGGAAGCGGTCGGCTGCGGGTGGAAGATCGGATCGGGCACGGTGAAGTTGGCCTGGTTGCGCAGCGGCAGGTTCGCGCAGCGCGGATACATGCCGGCCAGGATTGCCGCGCCGGTCACGCGGGTGCGCTGGTCGAGATCCGTCCAGGCCGCGACCGTCCCCGCGGTCGGGCAATCGTCCGCCTGGATCAGCCCGCGCCCGCCATAGAGCACACGATAGTAGGTGCCCATCAGACGCATCAGCTCCTCGCCGCGTGGCGACAGGAAGCCCGGTTCAACCGGCCAGGTCGGCCAGGCCGTCGCGCTGTATCGATCGAGCTGTTCGTTGGTCGCGATCGGCGCACGCACGCCATGCCGGTTGAGTACGACGGCCCGCTCGATCTGCCAGCCCGGCGGCGTCGGCAGGATCTGAGCGTGGACGGGCGTCATCATCGCCACGACCGAGGCGACGAGCGAGGCGGCGAAGACGGCGGTGCGGACGCGTAGGCTCATGGTAACTCCCCCGGCGCGCACTATGCCGTCTCTGGGTCCCGCCCGTCATCCGTTCCGTGCTAGAATTTGCCATGCCCGTTCCATGGACGATCTCGCACGCCGACCGGCCGGTCGTGGCCGCCCGCCTGCGGCCAGCGCCCGCCCTGGCGGCCGGATGACGGGACCGGAACCCGCATCCCCTCGCCGGAGTTAGACGGGAATGCCCGCGCCGTCGACGACCAACGCCAGCTCCTTTCGCGAACGCGTCGGCGCGCTCAGGAACCTGTGGCCGTTCCTCGCCATGGTCTGGGCAACCAGCCCGTCGCTCACCTCAGCCACCATCCTCCTGCGCCTGGTACGCGCCCTGCTGCCGGTGGCCACGCTCTATA
This DNA window, taken from Reyranella humidisoli, encodes the following:
- a CDS encoding extracellular solute-binding protein, with translation MAPTRRCVAALGLAFAAAALLPMAAQAQQKKVVIYTSNESTLNDLVFAAFTKETGIAVEPVVAGSGVVIRRLQAEKERPLGDIVWGISRSLLQTNKALFAPYASKNKDAIPVEYRDPTDLWVGNNLHLLVILQNTKILPADQGPKGWNDLLDPKWKGKIAFTDPANSGSAYTTVTMLVDLWGGGEAGWKKVGQLFRNLKVLNRSSLVFQGVGNGEYPLGISLEYAGPMWAAGGAPVKTIYPADGTLATMEGVAIIKNGPDPQEARAFVDFVNRKDVREMILKATYRRPTRTDLDLATLPGGLPPIGSLKMLTYNEDAWTEKRKETLEKIKDMLQESR
- a CDS encoding LLM class flavin-dependent oxidoreductase, which gives rise to MADIAFGFQAAPASDVHKSDQTLYREVMDDCALGQKLGFDAAWLLEHHFSDYYPTPSPLLFMAHIAAAFPDLSLGTSVLVLPWYHPLRLAEEIAMLNSMTNGTLHLGIGRGTAKMEYDAYNIDMNEARARFTECYRIVEKGLTGEPFTHDGPFWKIEKPIRLRPDPTTKKVRFYGAIGSPASAEVMGDLGVAPICLSTFPDKLLVKILERWRARAGAASKDAILPISVKMFIADTDEEARDLGRRFYPPYFDLQCTHYESDANPWADIPEYQDFSRMFANLRKLTDPAELGPFMDSNLVGSPETICRRIDQLAALGFNYFMVSSATPGTPLELRQRMMTRFAREVCPRYSSAMRSAHAA
- a CDS encoding ABC transporter substrate-binding protein → MRTRLLIGSLALLLGWCDVALAQRTGGVLRIFHRDNPASASILEETNASTVVAFMPLFNNLVMFDPAVAQNSEEAVVPDLAESWAWNDDRTELSFKLRRGVKWHDGMPFTSSDVECTFNLLTNRARNRLRTNPRGSWFGNVNFVRAPTDFDVTIHLNRPQPSLLAMLASGFIPIYPCHVPLAQMRVKPVGTGPFKLDSFNQFDRIRLTRNPDYWKTGRPYLDGIEFSVVASRSTALLSFVAGRYDMTFPSDVSMSQLRDVRRQSPRVMCEATAMNNNTNLMLNREVPPFDNPDIRRALLLTLDRKTFMDSLADGSGAIGGHLQPAPEGRWGLPAEMLAKLPGYGADLEKNRAEARELMRKAGYGPEKPLPLKIFTRAVSLYRSPAAVLATQLQEIYFDPTLDVVETVHWFTRLQRRDYALAIETTGNALDDPDQVFYETFACRSERNYNRYCNPEIERLFEAQSSELDVEKRRQLVWDLEARLLADSARPPLMWNRAATCWQPYVQGFVPQTNSSYNGFRFEEVWIDRR
- a CDS encoding YaiI/YqxD family protein, with translation MRPIQIYIDADACPVKAEVYRVAERYGLKVFVVANSYIGVPRDPRIERVVVSDGFDAADDWIAERAGPDDIVITSDIPLADRSLKKGASVIGSTGVPFTASSIGMAMASRDLMSNLRAMGEVTGGPKPMAARDRSRFLSALDEAVQKIRRRQP
- a CDS encoding enolase C-terminal domain-like protein; its protein translation is MKITDVTLTLFAWDDIPATTYGAHTGRFSGKSALGLLRLVTDEGLEGHAFLGSAMNPATTDGQGLITHLKPVLIGKDPFQREHINQEIWKRQRSAGVRAIGAVDVALWDLIGKAMGQPIHRLLGTYRETVPAYASSAVLASPAEYAEEAMRFKEYGWAAYKIHPPTRWKEDIKVCEAVRRAVGDYTIMLDSTWSYDYPAAIRVGRAVQEMGFYWYEDPLADQDIYNYTKLKQQLSIPIMATEYPVTGLDSYQQWIMAKATDYLRGDVAVKGGITTLVKTAHLAEAFRMNYEVHHGGNSLNNMANLHVIASIRNTEFFEVLLPDGAQKYGLERDIVVGRDGMVHVPNEPGLGAAIDFALIERKKVAVLT
- a CDS encoding carboxylesterase/lipase family protein, producing MSTEVVVETTAGKVRGTSDRGVEIFKGIPYAEPPLGDLRFRPPDKPKPWSGVRDATAYGNMAVQSQNVFALPDDLLRLFTLAGKQKLDEDCLYLNVWTSGREGADRPVLFWCHGGAFITGSGSSPWSDGANLCRLDDVVVVSFNHRLGALGYLHLEDIADGFEQAGLAGVLDIIAALEWVRDNIARFGGDPQNVTIFGESGGGAKVSVLMAMPPARGLFHKAIIQSGPAVQMANREDGTKTARQMLEHLGLDPADAGKLREMPPAKILEAQVKVLAGVSRAAFADRRRLGFNPVIDGTLFPGGPFAPKAPLTSLDVPLMIGSNKDEMTLFLGHMPWVADATFESLPESLTPYLGVKAAEVIATYRKAQPRLRPDEIAIAIVSDLGVRAPSLLIAERKLVQETAPVFVYLFAWETPVLGGRLRSCHTLEIPFVFSNLESAELTGDDPARLPLGEAMSRAWIAFAKRGNPNHAGLPVWPAYSGGMRATMIFDTVCHLDIDPYGTERRVWEIKE
- a CDS encoding ABC transporter substrate-binding protein, which codes for MIDKARAQLAPTGVLRAGINLSNFLLVTGRSEKNDPVGVAPDMAGAIAEALGVPVKYVPFKTPGELGDQVGKDVWDIGLIGAEPQRAEKIQFTAAYVEIEATYMVPEGSSIKSIADVDRKGVRIAVSARSAYDLWLVNNIKNATLVQVSGLDAAYEKFMSDKLEVLAGLRPGLLKDVEKAPGLKILDGKFTAVQQAVGTAKANTDGAAFLADFVEKAKKSGLVQSFIDRHKVKGLTVAPPA
- a CDS encoding histidine-type phosphatase; this translates as MSLRVRTAVFAASLVASVVAMMTPVHAQILPTPPGWQIERAVVLNRHGVRAPIATNEQLDRYSATAWPTWPVEPGFLSPRGEELMRLMGTYYRVLYGGRGLIQADDCPTAGTVAAWTDLDQRTRVTGAAILAGMYPRCANLPLRNQANFTVPDPIFHPQPTASCPMNGAANQAAVMARLGGSFASALRNYASQLTMMQSVLCPAGATKGVGGGSCGEAGVASSVVADADGWVRLRGPLGYASTAAENFLMQSAEGMPKDQVAWGRIAHDATLNELLSIHQFVQDLTQKTKPIAQQRGSNLLSLVGAILVNGHSFPGHAATGQPVRLGLLVGHQSNIHNIAALLDLTWQIPGYLPAEASPGGALAFEQFLDVSTGRRYVRLAYYAQTLDEMRRRAPLSYRDPPGMKQVALPACAADLVNDACPLESFLKIVKAAVEPGCVTSSAGNY